DNA from Podarcis muralis chromosome 13, rPodMur119.hap1.1, whole genome shotgun sequence:
GAGATGTAATACAGACATTATTGATatccttatcctctatgaatctgtccaatcctcctttaaaACCATTCTGGGAGCATGTTCCATTATGAGCTGCTGCTACCAGCTATAACTCCCTGTCGGCCTTGCAAGCATTTGTGCCAGACAAGGATGCCATGAGTACCTGACCTGCCTTCACATTCACCCACTTCTAATTTAGGAGGGTCCAGAATTCCtcctaaaagggacgcgggtggcactgtgggttaaagcctcagagcctaggacttgccgatcgaaaggtcggaggttcgaatccccgcggcggggtgcgctcccgttgctcggtcccagcgcctgccaacctagcagttcgaaagcacctttgggtgcaagtagataaatagggaccgcttactagcgggaaggtaaacggcgttccgtgtgctgcgctggctcgccagatgcagcttgtcacgctggccacgtgacccggaagtgtctgcggacagcgctggcccccggcctatagagtgagatgggcgcacaaccctagagtctgtcaagactggcccgtatgggcaggggtacctttacctttaccttagaattCCTCCTAAAGCATCTGTGAAGGTAGATTCTGCCACTGTGTAAGCATTCTCCTTCAACCCAatccccctaaaggtaaaggtaaaggcacccctgacagttaagtccagtcacgaatgactctggggttgcggcgctcatctcgctttacaggctgagggagctggtgtttgtccgcaggcagttttttctgggtcatctggccagcatgactaagtgaaaccagagcagtgcatggaaatgctgtttaccttcccactggagcggtacctatttatctacttgcactttgacgtgctttcgaactgctaggttggcaggagctgggaccgagcaacgggagctcaccccgtcacgaggattcgaaccgccaaccttctgatcggcaagactcagtggtttagaccacagctccacccgcatccctcaatcTCCCTAGATGACTTCAGAAATTTGACGTTCTCCTTGTCAGTGCCACTCtccaaaaacaaatattttattaatattctgAGCCATTTCTGTTCTCCATAAATTCCCTTTCTATGCAAGCACTTATAGTTGAAATTCTCCCTTTGGGAGGGTCAAACTATTTTCTTGAGCTCCATCCACAATGTCCCATCTGGCATGGCATCTGTGACTGATATTGCCCTTTTCCAGGTAAAACTTTAAGAGGACCTTTTATGTATCAAACCTTTGGTTCAATCTTAGATTATCCCAGAACCCATCtaccatatgggggggggggtgtctatggTCACCCTCCATATCAGCACACATAATATTGAGGGTTTAGCGAAGAGTCTCAGTATCTTATTTTTAGCCAATGTATTTCTTTACTTCAGCCAATATAGTTCAGGGTTAcagaagaggaaaaaaataaGGTTAATCAATCACATATAGAATATATCACCTGACAAGGGAATACAAAAATAAGGCAATATAATCAAGTGTATTCAATTGTAGAGTTGAAGCAAATATATTTAATTATCTGGGAATACAAGAGTGaggttatttttttaagagaagaCTGAGTTGGTACCAAAAGGGAGCAATGTCTATACCTCATCTCTCCTTTGAAGAGACAAAACTTAAGATACACACCTAAATTCAATTGCTAACTTCACCACTGTGAAGGGAAGATGTAGCTTGGCCCTAAAATACTTGAATTTCTGCAGGTGCTGCTGGTAAGATCGCCTAGTGCCCTAAACCCATTAGGGCAGAAGTGATGGTATACTGGGATGTCAAATTCCAAAGTTCCACAGAACGCACAGAATCCACTGGGTTCCAGCTCCCAGAATAGCTCCATCAGAAACCAAGAGAGGGCATCAGCAATGCAATTCTGCAGGCCTGGGATGTGGTGGGTCACAAACAAGATATTAAAGCATGCCTTAATAACTCTCCAAACCTGTGCTTTGTAGGCATGGGACATGCAGAAGTGTGGGTAAGCCCTGAGTGGGTATATCATTGCAAATGAAATCTGAAAACAGCCCTCTATCTTGGCTACTGTACCTTGGCTTTGGTGTTCCAATAAAGAGAAAATTATTTTCGTTGtaggggggggagaaaaatattGAAGTCAGAAGGAGGATCTGGTGggaattcccagcatccctgtctCCCTTCCATGAGGCTTTGGTGCTCAGATCTCCCCAGCAGCAGTGTTGGCTCCAGAAAAGAGAGAAGTTATCAAGATTTGGCTGTGAACAATGACCCGTGAAAGGACTAGCAAGTCGAGGAGCTGGCACTGAGGACAGAAGCTGTTCAGTTCTCCTTGATTTTTCTTGGCCTAAGAGTTCCATGCTAGCTAGAGTTTTCTTGGGTTGGTCCTTTAGGGCATGGGAAGACAATATGGTGCTCTGCAGAGGACGCTGAGTTGTTCTGAATGGGGAATGAAAGAACCATCTATGCCACCTTGACTTCTTTGGAGGAAAAATTgggcataaaataaataaatcaatggcATAAACTTGCTCTACAACTTTCTTAGAAGCTCCTGCTCCAGAAACAGCTCCTGGTCATTGACAAAGAGACAGCTCCATGTCCCAGGAGATATGCCTCTCCTGTGCCAAAACCTGATGCTCAAGCAACATTTCCATATTATTCATACTAGAAGGCAATGATCAACTCTTTTGCTTAATGTCCAGTCTTTGCAACACCTTGGCTATTGCATCATGGATATCCTTGTTCCGAAGAGTATAAATGATAGGGTTGAGTAAAGGGGTGACTACAAGGTAGAAAATGGCAATTTTCTTGTCACGATCAGAAGTTGAACCCGACCGGGGAATCAAGTACATAGAGATGACAGTGCCATAGAACAAGGTGACCACAATCAGATGGGAGCCACACGTGGAGAAGGCCTTGCGCCATCCAGCAGTTGACCTCATTTTCAATACTGAGGAGATAACAAACCCATAGGAGGTCATGATAATTGAAAGAGGAAGTAGGACCCCAAGTGAAGCTGCCAAAAAGATGGCGGCCTCTGTAATGTAGGTGTCAGTGCATGAAAGTTTAATCACCATTGCCATCTCACAGATGAAGTGGTCAATACGGTTCAGGCCACAGAAGTAGAGAGAAGTGGCGCTGCCAACCATTAGAGAACCAAGGAGGAAGCCACCAACCCAAGTGACTGAGGCAAGCAGAAATTGTCGCCACCAGCCCATGACACTAGTATATATTAGAGGATGACAGATAGCTAGGTAGCGATCATAGGCCATTACACCTAGAAGAAGGCATTCACAGGATCCAAGGGACAGTGTGATGTACATCTGTGCCATACAACGGGTGAAGGAGATGGCTCCATTGCCAGACACGAGGCTTGCCATCGTTTGAGGCAAGGTGGTGGTGACATAGCAGATCTCTAGGCCTGCTAAGTTGCTCAAGAAGAAGTACATTGGTATGTGAAGTGAAGACTCAACCCACACAAGCATGATGATCAACAGGTTCCCCACAATGGTCAGGGAGTATATGATGAGGACTACCACAAAGAGAAGAATCTGTGTCCTTCGATCACTGGAGAATCCCACCAATATAAACTCTTTCACAAAAGTGACGTTTTCTTCCCCCATCCTCATCTCCTTCCTGCAGAGAAAGGGCGACAGGGGAGACCAGAGAAATTATCTGAAAACCATAAGTATAGCCTTGTTTGGGGCCCTACAAGACTGGGGTCAAACCATGAACAACCATGAGcctcaatttcatttttttaaaaatcccagcaAGTGTCTTTAGTTTCCCATTAATTGAAATTTCCTTCACTACTGCATGTCTTTGAGTCATTGTGATTGTGAGAACagcttgtttattctttatttaacaATCTATTGAAGTATagataattgttttattttttttggtaaaccactttgggtTTTCTTACAATAAATGCTATATGAATTTATATGAATGTATATATTTCTTGATGTTCAtggttttatttacttatttatgttagagcgggtggtgctgtgggtaaaacctcagcgcctaggacttgccgatcgcatggtcggcagttcaaatccccgcggcggggtgagctcccgtcgttcggtcccagctcctgcccacctagcagttcgaaagcacccccgggtgcaagtagataaatggggaccgcttactagcgggaaggtaaacggcatttccgtgtgctgcgctggtgctggctcaccagagcagcttcgtcatgctggccacgtgacccggaagtgtctgcggacagcgctggctcccggcctctagagtgagatgagcgcacaaccctagagtctgtcaagactggcccgtacgggcaggggtacctttaccttttttatgttagagcaggcatccccaatgttttgggattacagttcccatcatccctgaccactggtccggttagctagggatgatgggagttgtagtcccaaaacatctggagggctgattttGGGGGGTTCCTGTGTTACAGGAATCATAGTGCTGGGACACCATCTTGTTTAGTGACATAAACACCCCGCTGATATGTTGAGTTTAGTTCTGTGCATTCATTATTTTTTGTGGTATATGGTTGCAAGAACTGCCCTgggattcatttatttattttatatttttaagaaaagaactGTGCAAATGAGATGATAAAGAAACACATGAGAGTTTTATTTTCTTTGAGGGTCTATTTGGGCTATGTGGAAGGGTATGAGTGGAAAGAAAATGGTTCCTCATTCATAGTAGTGGTGATTTGGTCTAATAAGGTAGAAGGCAGGGGAACCAGGAATAGGAGACCAACTGATTCGAGTTTTGTCCCCAACCTCCTCTTAGATAAGTTTTACAAGGGCAACATTAAGACTAACCAAGGGGGAGgaagaataaaacaatagaaatactcaGCTAACTGACCAGTCTTCATGGCTGCTGTTCTCCCAAACACAGCATAAATGAATTTCAGAGTGAGGCCtttgagaaatttaaaaaagaaataaaaaagatagAGGAACCCCTTTAAAGAAGAAACTACAGACCCAAAACTACATATAATTCTCTGCATACAGCAGAGTAACTTTTCAAGAATGGATAGTGCCCACAAACGTTAGGGGTTTCCTCCATACCCAACCACCAATTGACTTACAAATTACTCAATATTATCTGACCTTTGTATGCTGCACAGGGTTCACCAGCAGCTGTTAAGAAATTTCTCTTGCAGCAGTGTTTTCTTAAGGCATATGAAAGCTGAATAGCTTTCTCTTGAGGGCTGCAAAAAAACGGCAAGGACGTTCACTGTAATACTGGTGACTTCATAGGAAAGCTGCTTGCAGCATCTggtatttgcatgcagaaaaaaaacaaaaacgagaGCCAGTGAAAGGATTCTTGCTTTGGAGTAAGATCTGCTTCTCTCTGCCTTCTCTCTTTTACAGGTGATATCCagttctacctctcctttaaaacaGAACCAATGAAGGTCCTATGTGAGTGTCTGTAGGCGGTTTGAGGATGAATGGTGGttaatgggctttgaagacactcaaactcaggacgcaagggagaaacatgccaagaggaaggcacgcttggcaaatccacaccgtgatcaactcccacccggaaaccaatgtccccactgtggaaggacgtatggatccagaattggcctccacagtcacttacggactcatggttaaaaccgtgtttatggaagacaatcttactcagctggGGCTGCATGCAGACGAACAAAGAAACGAGAGCCAGTGAAAGGGCTCTTGCTTTGGAGTAAGATCTGCCTCTCCCTGCCTTCTCCCTTTTACAGAAACACAGATTCTGGAACGGCAGCTGCTTGCGTCTCTTCTCTGATATACTTCCAATAGTCTTCTCTCTATGCACACAAGTGCTTGTTATGGTTATCTGATTAAATGTTCATTGGGCACTTTAGAGATAAAGATTCCCCCCACCTCTCATTTGCACATTTACATTGTCTTGGGGAAGTGGAGAAACGTGGGGAATATGAGGTGGCTTACTAGCCAGCTCAAAGGCCTGGCCAATCAGTCATTCAACCCTGCAAAAATCCAGCTTCTCCTGAGGCAAGCGATTAAGACAGCTTAATCAATTATGGTGGAAAGAATATAAATATGCTCAGTGCTTTTCTTGGGTGCTGCCCCAACAAGTTTTGAAAGTCTTCCAAAATGAGGGTTAATCACAGCCTAGCTTATTCCACTACCTAACTCTTCTCAGCTTTAAAACAGAGACAGCAGTGGTGAATGATTTCTCCCTGCCATTTTACAAAGGCATGGTGATTCATTAAGTTAATAAAGACTGTGAGTTCCCACACTGGATCTGCTCCAATTCCTTTTGTATCTCTGGTCCCTCAGCTCATTAACaattctttacctttaccttcagccACTTGGGCCTGAGACTTTTGACATAGCTATTAACAATACACAAGGGAAAGATTTTCCAAGAaatgaatggaatggagtattctaGTAACCTAGCTATGACATGTGCTCTACTAGAATACTCCATTCCACCTAATCTTTTCTCTCCTGCCACCAACAAATACTCAGTAGTCTGTGAAAACTGAGCATGCTCTCtcagttttctctctcttagGTTCTTTTAGGGTTTATGTCCGTCCGTCCCCTTAGTTtcccttccacacacaaaaagatgtAGATTCCTGGAAGAGCTGGATTTTCCACAAGCTGGTCAATAGCTCCCTCATGTTCACTGGAGACAACATTTTGCGTAAATAATTATTGGCATTCATACCCAAAACATTGGTAATGTAGAAAATGATACTGCACCCACCATCAAAGGTGAACAAAGTAGGTATAGAACTGCAAATGTGGTTTGAAAACAACCCTATACCAGGACTCCATATTATGTGTTGATTTTTAAAGACTTATTTGCAGCTTTCTTGCAAAATATCAGAGTTGTGTACAGCACTATAAGGCAAGGAGGATGTTGGATCACACTTTAAGGATGCATTCCAGCCTGGAAAGGGAAGTATAGGAGGGTGCAGAGTAGGGCCAGTGAAGGAGGAGGCCTTGGGAAATTAGCCTATGAGCTGGTGAAATAGGCCTGCAGGTGCCTGAGTGGGGTCTGGGGAGCTCACTGCATCCCGCTGTGTCACTCAAGCCCGTGTCTGCCAACTTGAAAGGCAGAGCAGGTGTGACCTGGGAGTGTGTCCCTCCCATGGACGAGCTTCTGTCTCTGGCATGATTTGCGGTTGGTTGCTCCATAATTTGGACAATTGGCATTAATCAAGAGGCGCTCCTGAACCAACATATGCTAATGGGCTGCAATCAGTCAGCTGCCGATAGGACTGGGCTTGGCTCCTTGAAGGTATCTGAATgtttttccttgaagcttgagaATCCGTACAATAgacaggaaaggaaggggaaggggaaggtgcTTTGTGCTTTCTTGTGGTTTTCAAATGGTCTCCCTTTTTTCCTGTCCTCTCCTGTTATTCTGTTTCTTACTtcggagaagagagggaaggcttTTGATTTATGCTCAACAATGAATTTAACAAGGTTTTACTATGCCCTCCCCCTTTGACTGAGGCTGAATggactttatttaaaattattcctgGGCTGGACTAGGAGTGCTGTTGGAGAAATACTGTTTAAAAAGTATGAACTGCTGCTGATCTGGTACAGAACAGATCTGGCAAAGAGGCTGAATTTGAGAAAAGATCTTGTTTTTAACTGTGTGCTGAGGAAGAACTCCAGAGCGGAATTTTCATAGTGGAGTTTGGATATTCACTCTGTCAGTTATTTACAGCTGCAGCTCATACGCCGGTCTGTAAGCAGCGGGGGGAATCGAATGTGACCTTGTA
Protein-coding regions in this window:
- the LOC114583365 gene encoding olfactory receptor 2J3-like, with protein sequence MRMGEENVTFVKEFILVGFSSDRRTQILLFVVVLIIYSLTIVGNLLIIMLVWVESSLHIPMYFFLSNLAGLEICYVTTTLPQTMASLVSGNGAISFTRCMAQMYITLSLGSCECLLLGVMAYDRYLAICHPLIYTSVMGWWRQFLLASVTWVGGFLLGSLMVGSATSLYFCGLNRIDHFICEMAMVIKLSCTDTYITEAAIFLAASLGVLLPLSIIMTSYGFVISSVLKMRSTAGWRKAFSTCGSHLIVVTLFYGTVISMYLIPRSGSTSDRDKKIAIFYLVVTPLLNPIIYTLRNKDIHDAIAKVLQRLDIKQKS